GTCCTTGATATGTATCCCATAATATCATCATCATTTTCTAAAAGTATGATATTAATATCTTTATTTGAATCGAAAACTTCTTTAATATTCCAAATATGGATGTGGCAATTAATGCAAATATATCTGTCAGACATAATATCTGCCAGTATCCTATTTGGGTGCGCTCTGACTAATTCTTTTTTAGTAACTATACCCATTAAGTCTTTATTTTCATACACTATGAAACAGTCTATATCATCTTCACAAAAAATATTTTGGATTCTCCTTACTCCATCTAGAATGTCTACCTTCATGAAATTTTTTTCTGCTATGTTAATAGCCTTTTTATTCATAAATCTACAGATTTACTAACATGTAAAATAATATCAACCTGTGCCTTTACAATAATTGATTCGTTAGCAATCTTTCCTCCTTCCTCCATTATTATGGGAATAAGTTTATCCTCTGAAAGCATATTTAATAGAGATTTTCTAACTACAATTGCTTCGATATAATCATGTTTGATTTTTATTATGTCATATTGTTCTGGAGATAATACGTCTACCATCCTTCTTGCAGCTTCAGGTCCAATTGGGGCATGTTTGCCTACTATTAGTATATCCTGCATTGGAGGCATTTCAAATTCCGAAAAATGCATATTTATCTCTGCTCTTTTTGTTCCTTCTATTTTACTTTTCATTATCTTGCCACCTTCTACATAATTCACATATTATGTTATCATATTTTGTCTAATTTTTCTATTATATGTATTATATTTTAAGTGAAATTATTTAAAAAATTTTGATGAAACAATTTCCTCATGTATCTATTATGTGAAAGTTGGTCATTTATTATTAATGGAAAAATAAAGTGAGTATAAATAAAACTATGCCTGAACCTGAGAATTATTTTATTAAAAAGGTCATGATTAAAGGTGGTATAACCTTTATTTCATGACCTTTTTTCTTACCATTTTAGGAAAATAAAACTCTGTCACTTAATCCTTCCTGTTTTCCCTGAACTCTTTCAAAGGATTTAAGTAGTTTATCTATGGTTAATTTGCTTTTTTCTTCTCCTCTTACGTCCATAACTATCTTGCCCTCGTGCATCATAAATAGTCTGTTTCCTAAGGTTATGGCATGATTTAAGTTGTGGGTAACCATGAGGGTAGTTATTTTATTTTCCACTATTATTTTATCTGTAATTTCTATTATACGTTCTGAGGTTTTAGGATCCAGAGCTGCTATATGCTCATCTAAAAGCAATAGTTTGGGCTTGCACATTACTGCCATTATTAAAGATAAAGCTTGTCTTTGCCCGCCAGATAAAAGATTTACTTTGGTATTAAGTTTATCTTCCAATCCAAGATTTATCTGAGACAGCATTTCAATGAAAAGCTTAGTATTGTTTTTATTTACACACATTGTGAGTCCATACCTTTTTCCTTTATTGTAGGCTATAGACATATTTTCTAGTATAGTCATGTTGGGTGAAACGCCTTTTGAGGGATCCTGAAATACTCTTCCTATATTTCTGGTTCTTTTATATTCAGGAAGCTTGCTTATTTCTTCACCATTTAATATTATAGAACCTTTATCGGCACTTAAAGTGCCGCATATTAAATTGAGCAGAGTTGATTTTCCAGCACCGTTACTGCCTATTATGGTGACAAAATCACCTTCCTCTACTGTTAAAGATAAATTGTCATATAATATATTTTCATTTAAAGTATTCTTATTAAATACTTTATGCAGTCTTTGTATCTTTAACATAGGACTCACCTCCAAGATTATGTTTCTTGGTTTTGAAACTTAATTTTTTTCCATTTAAGGATAGAGCCAGAATTACTATTAAGGCAGTTACCAATTTTAAATCATTAGACTGGAGGTTACACAAAAGTGCCAATGCTATTGCACCCTTATATAATATAGAACCCAGTAGTGCTGTAGTAGTGGATTTTAATAACTTTATTCTTCCAAATACAGATTCTCCCAGTATAACTGCTGCAAGACCCATTACTACAGTTCCAGTTCCCATTCCCACATCGGAAAAGCCTTGATATTGGGCCATCATTGAACCAGATAAAGCTACTAGTCCATTTGAAATGGCAAGTCCGATTAATTTTATGTTATCTTTATTAAGACTAAGAGAAGTTACCAATTGCTCATTATCGCCTACAGCTTTTAATGCAAATCCCATTTTAGTTTTTAAAAATAAATCCAAAAGTACCTTTACTATAACCATAATAATAAACAGCATCAATAGAAGATTTATATTATTTGAAAATATGGTTTTTTGCCCAAATAAGGCCACATTAGATTTTGTCATTATCCTTAAATTTATAGAATATAGACCTATCATTACTAAAATACCAGACAAAAGGTTGCTTATTTTTAATTTTACATGAAGAATTCCTGTAAAAATCCCCCCCACACATCCAGCACCAAAAGATAAAATAGATGCTGCAAATGGATTCATTCCTTTTACTATACATATAGCCGTTACAGCGGCACCTAGGGGAAAGGTACCATCTACAGACAAATCAGGAAAATCCAATATTCTAAAGGTTATATATACTCCAAAAGCTGCTATGGAGAATATAAGCCCCTGTTGTAATACACTTATCAGTATATCCACTAATTAACTCCTCCCTTTACTTTTTCAGCTTTGGAGTTTAAATCATCTGGAATAGTTATATTGAGCTTTTTAGCTGCATCTTCATTTATAACAAGCTGCATGTCCTTTAAAGTGGTAATAGAAAGTTCACTAGGTTTCTTACCGTTTATTATTTCTACAGCCATAAGACCTGTTTGGTAACCTAATTTAGTGTAATCAATGCCTGTAGTGGCAAGAGCACCACTAGTTACCTGTCCTTTTTCAGAGCCAATTACAGGTATATTTTTCTTGTAACATGTGTTTACTACGGTAGCTATAGATGAAACTACTGCATTATCTGTAGGTACATATAATGCATCAATTTTTCCAACTATGGAATCTAGAGATTGAGGAACTTCACTTACATTTGTAACTCCTGCTGTTACAATTTCCAATCCATAAGATGGAGCAGCTTTTTTAGCATTTTCCACCTGAATTTGTGAGTTGGTTTCACTGGTATTGTATACAATACCTAACTTTTTAGCATTAGGTACTAATTTCTTCAAAAGCTCAAATTGTTTTCCTATTGGTAGATCATCTGAAGTTCCTGTTACATTAGTTCCAGAGTTTTCAAGAGATTTTGCAATTCCTGCTTTAACCGGGTCTGTTACTGCGGTTATAAGTATAGGAATATCCTTGGTAGCATTATAAGCTGCTTGGGCAGAAGGAGTTGCTATTGCAAGGATCAAATCTTCTTTTTGTGACACAAAGTTTTGAGCTATGCTCTGAGTTGTAGGCATATCGCCCTGGGCATTTTGATAATTTATCTTAATGTTTTTACCATCTTCATATCCTTTAGCCTTTAATGCCTCTATAAAACCTTTTCTAGCGGAATCAAGAGCTGGGTGTTCCGTAACTTGGGTAATACCAATTTTAATTACTTCTTTGTTCTTAAGAGTTGATTTAGAACTGCTTGATGATGTTGTCCCACCACATCCTCCTAGAATTGATGCAGCCAATAAAAATACTGCAAGAAATGAAAGTTTTTTCTTTCCTACCATACTACTCATCCTCCAAAATAATATTTTATATTTGTATTTATATATTGAAGTGTATAGGATATATAGCAAAAATAAAAAAAAGTTCTGTGTCAGCAGAACTTTTAGATAACAGAAAAATTTTTTGTAACTTAAAATTTTTATATCTTTAGACTATATTATGTTCTACATAAACTACCAATTCTACTTAATCAAGTTCAATATAGTATTTTTTATTTTAAAATTACTATGTTATAGATTCTGCCATACTACATTATATTTTTATATAAAACTAGCCTACAATATATAAACATACGACATAATTATACTTTATATAGCATAGCTTGTCAAACACCATAAAATACACTTTTTGGAAGCTCTTATACAGGAATAGAACGATGTCCAAGTCCGATTACTACCTCATTTAAATGCAGCAATCCTATGCTCATGAATATACATACACTTATATGTTCCTTATTTCGTGCTATACCAATTTTACCTCCTACATTCAGTCCATTTGCTTTTTGAATAATTTGAAAGAGGGCCTCTCTTGTAGCACCTGCTATGGCACCGTCATGCACGTGATAATTTTCTCTTATAAGACCTCTCTTTTTAGATGCTACCAAGGCTCTTTCAATTATTTTTGGTATGCTATTATTGATGTTTCCTCCTATATCTACAGCGGCAGTTAAAATACCTTTATCTTCAAAAAACTTCTCCAATTTTTTTTCATTTTCCCTAGAGGAGATGGACATTTCGATAGAAGCTTTTGCTACATCGGTACTTTCTATAATCATATATTTCGCCTCCATAATTAATAATTAAATGAATTATTTTTGTGCTGTTAATCCATAAAAGTTTTCCCCTATATTTACAAGGGATATATTTGAAAATTTAATTTTATCTAATACCTTCATAAGATGAAATTTATCCAATCTATGTTCTAAAGGAGGGCCAAATTCTCCTTGAATTTTTTCCCATTCTATAATAGCTAGTCGTCCTTTGGGAGAGAGAATTCTTCTAATTTCATTTAAAAGTTTTTCTTTATCTAATGCCTCGTGAAGTACATTACTTATAAAGGCAAAAGATATTGTGTTGTCTTCCAATTTTAAATTATTTTCTGTTGTTAATAAAGTCTTTATATTAGACACAATGTTATACTTATTTATATTTATTTCAACTGCCTGAAGCATTTCGGGCAGAATATCCATTGCAAATATCTTTCCCATCTCTCCTACGATTTTACATGCTGGTATTGAGAAATATCCAATTCCACAGCCTATATCCGCCATTATATTGCCCTGTTGTAATCCAAGTTTTATAAGGGTTTCCTCAGGGGGAAGCAATCTCCTCCTGGTGGCATTATCCAGTTTATGTTTGTTCTTTGCATCAAATTTATGAGCCATAAGTTACAAAATCACCTCCCAATATATTATTAATGCTCTTTGCTTTTTAGTATTCTTTCTTTCATACATAATACTATATCAATAATTTATTTTCAATTTTTTTAAATTGGCATTTGACAATAACGATAAATAGTAGTATTATGAAAGTGGCAAATGCCAATATAAATACAGGAGATGATTTTGTGTCAGAGTGCAATTCATGCCCGTCAAATGGTGGGTGCAGCAAGGATAAGGAAAATTGTATGGTTAAAAACAATCCCTATAACAATGTAAAGAAAATTATTGGTGTTATGAGTGGCAAAGGGGGAGTAGGAAAATCATCAATTTCTGTTCTTATAGCCAGACACTTGAAAGAGATGGGATATAGCGTAGGAATTTTAGATGCAGATGTAACAGGACCAAGTATTCCTAATTTAATGGGTTTAAGAGGGAAGAAAGCAGAAACCAATGAAGAATTTATATTACCTGTAGAAACACAAAGTGGAATAAAAACCATATCATTAAATTTACTTTTACAAGATGAAAACCAACCGGTTATATGGAGGGGACCGCTAATATCTGGAGCAGTAAAACAATTTTGGACAGATGTAATATGGGGAGAACTTGATTATCTGGTAATTGACATGCCACCTGGAACAGCAGATGTTGCACTTACAGTAATGCAGTCTATTCCTATAAGTGGCTTAGTCATGGTATCTATACCGCAGGAGTTAGTCTCTATGATAGTTTCAAAGGCTGTGAATATGGCGAAAGCTATGAATATCAGTATTTTGGGAGTTATTGAAAATATGAGTTATATCACTTGTCCTGATTGCGGAAAGAAGATAAAATTTTTCAATGGGAAAAATACAGAGAAGTTTTTAAAAGAGATGAATTTGAAATTTTTAGGAGAGCTTCCTATGTTGAGCAGCGTAAGCAATTTGTCAGAGCAGGGAAGTGAGAGTATAGATGAGAGCCTTAAAAAGATTTTTAATCCTATCGTTACTAATATTATAAATAGTTTGGAGGAAAAAAGATGAAAATAGCAATTTCAGCACATGGGGTGGAGGCAGACAGTTTGTTGGATGTGAGATTTGGAAGATGTAAGTATTTTCAAATCCATGATACTGAAGGGGAAGAAATTAAGGTATTGGAAAATAAAGGTCAATTTTCGGGA
This window of the Clostridium kluyveri DSM 555 genome carries:
- a CDS encoding ABC transporter ATP-binding protein; the encoded protein is MLKIQRLHKVFNKNTLNENILYDNLSLTVEEGDFVTIIGSNGAGKSTLLNLICGTLSADKGSIILNGEEISKLPEYKRTRNIGRVFQDPSKGVSPNMTILENMSIAYNKGKRYGLTMCVNKNNTKLFIEMLSQINLGLEDKLNTKVNLLSGGQRQALSLIMAVMCKPKLLLLDEHIAALDPKTSERIIEITDKIIVENKITTLMVTHNLNHAITLGNRLFMMHEGKIVMDVRGEEKSKLTIDKLLKSFERVQGKQEGLSDRVLFS
- a CDS encoding ABC transporter permease — encoded protein: MDILISVLQQGLIFSIAAFGVYITFRILDFPDLSVDGTFPLGAAVTAICIVKGMNPFAASILSFGAGCVGGIFTGILHVKLKISNLLSGILVMIGLYSINLRIMTKSNVALFGQKTIFSNNINLLLMLFIIMVIVKVLLDLFLKTKMGFALKAVGDNEQLVTSLSLNKDNIKLIGLAISNGLVALSGSMMAQYQGFSDVGMGTGTVVMGLAAVILGESVFGRIKLLKSTTTALLGSILYKGAIALALLCNLQSNDLKLVTALIVILALSLNGKKLSFKTKKHNLGGESYVKDTKTA
- a CDS encoding ABC transporter substrate-binding protein gives rise to the protein MVGKKKLSFLAVFLLAASILGGCGGTTSSSSSKSTLKNKEVIKIGITQVTEHPALDSARKGFIEALKAKGYEDGKNIKINYQNAQGDMPTTQSIAQNFVSQKEDLILAIATPSAQAAYNATKDIPILITAVTDPVKAGIAKSLENSGTNVTGTSDDLPIGKQFELLKKLVPNAKKLGIVYNTSETNSQIQVENAKKAAPSYGLEIVTAGVTNVSEVPQSLDSIVGKIDALYVPTDNAVVSSIATVVNTCYKKNIPVIGSEKGQVTSGALATTGIDYTKLGYQTGLMAVEIINGKKPSELSITTLKDMQLVINEDAAKKLNITIPDDLNSKAEKVKGGVN
- a CDS encoding HutP family protein, with amino-acid sequence MIIESTDVAKASIEMSISSRENEKKLEKFFEDKGILTAAVDIGGNINNSIPKIIERALVASKKRGLIRENYHVHDGAIAGATREALFQIIQKANGLNVGGKIGIARNKEHISVCIFMSIGLLHLNEVVIGLGHRSIPV
- a CDS encoding class I SAM-dependent methyltransferase, giving the protein MAHKFDAKNKHKLDNATRRRLLPPEETLIKLGLQQGNIMADIGCGIGYFSIPACKIVGEMGKIFAMDILPEMLQAVEININKYNIVSNIKTLLTTENNLKLEDNTISFAFISNVLHEALDKEKLLNEIRRILSPKGRLAIIEWEKIQGEFGPPLEHRLDKFHLMKVLDKIKFSNISLVNIGENFYGLTAQK
- a CDS encoding Mrp/NBP35 family ATP-binding protein, which gives rise to MSECNSCPSNGGCSKDKENCMVKNNPYNNVKKIIGVMSGKGGVGKSSISVLIARHLKEMGYSVGILDADVTGPSIPNLMGLRGKKAETNEEFILPVETQSGIKTISLNLLLQDENQPVIWRGPLISGAVKQFWTDVIWGELDYLVIDMPPGTADVALTVMQSIPISGLVMVSIPQELVSMIVSKAVNMAKAMNISILGVIENMSYITCPDCGKKIKFFNGKNTEKFLKEMNLKFLGELPMLSSVSNLSEQGSESIDESLKKIFNPIVTNIINSLEEKR